In a single window of the Ciconia boyciana chromosome 7, ASM3463844v1, whole genome shotgun sequence genome:
- the DNTTIP2 gene encoding deoxynucleotidyltransferase terminal-interacting protein 2: protein MAYVTLPPHREPCASLQLLQCFSIRSRRAAAYCHFSPVAGTPLLSALPVRSRGVNRQGSPPPGRGAGGRAPAPVPPSAAGRAGGRGGGGDKMVATRRAAARRREQGARAGGGSGSPSAPEPAAAAEMASAEVSTPVSMRMTRRRTKSIRKPEVIQESQFEEAEHADTDVSDSLEMQITGNEDTTVHSAQSVAEPQADGDVSETESNCSAVSGLQTPLFVRVTRRRQIVVPYQPDSPDKKRHDKTAFLNKLSRIQDEDDTSEAESYSSAVSGVQIPNVTRTTRSRQSKKKLQSDTVREAQSEDISDAESCCLSCHMEPPISTKRITRSTQIKSQAENTKQTEKGNRIVSEDENLIEDTVKSEPVIISDSRPAAELVPDTEDASSVTEDNKELNSPKSRCSSKSANTIRSEDVKEEVLKDVIPSSLTKMKQSYKESPEKKAIKKTQSAGVDDSEEACGQIQEEHSKGGEGKSQRMDLSLTDCMSPKQFLESQGQITPNESKKIPECRSPDAEADAQHSFAHTDKLRKGEQASAVSSPQKDIAVAQRTDGIRRCRILEIVVDSGEDQTGEHAESVSHSSERSSSGNDSVALFLTKGESDESENSDVADIDTVEENLSYKEADERTPSLNKSLKNNSLHAEGLFVIDTEPGMSSSQKYYLDQVGQGSDAESKHEGSEKGEESSDLEEAEEELIDEDEKDEDDDLLKNKVDVLHLSSSIDPGLNIKKLGGLYISFDAKKQKPRSSVIKKLKEKKKDQLLQKSIITPDFEKKECVPPFRESLHQLKKQRRAEREKTTGDGWFGMKAPEITSELKNDLKVLKMRASLDPKHFYKKNDRDGLPKYFQVGTVVDSPIDFYHSRIPKKQRKRTIVEELLADSEFRRYNKKKYQEIMSEKAAFAAGKRNRKKKKFHN, encoded by the exons ATGGCGTATGTAACCCTCCCTCCTCACCGAGAACCGTGTGCTAGTCTCCAGTTGCTGCAGTGCTTCTCAATACGAAGCCGACGCGCTGCAGCCTACTGTCATTTTTCGCCCGTGGCTGGCACGCCGCTCCTCTCTGCGCTGCCTGTTCGGTCCCGCGGCGTGAACAGGCAGGGCTCTCCCCCTCCCGGGCGGGGCGCAggcggccgcgctcccgcccCTGTCCCGCCGAGCGCCGCCGGAAGGGCGGGCGGAAGGGGCGGGGGCGGTGACAAGATGGTGGCCAccaggcgggcggcggcgcggcgcagGGAGCAGGGGGCGCGGGCCGGGGGAGGCAGCGGCAGCCCCTCCGCGCCCgagcccgccgccgcggcggag ATGGCATCTGCTGAAGTTAGTACTCCTGTGTCTATGAGGATGACAAGAAGAAGAACTAAATCAATTCGTAAGCCAGAGGTAATTCAGGAATCTCAGTTTGAAGAGGCAGAGCATGCAGACACAGATGTCAGTGATAGCTTGGAGATGCAAATTACTGGAAATGAGGACACAACTGTTCATTCAGCACAATCAGTTGCTGAACCACAAGCTGATGGGGATGTGTCAGAAACAGAATCAAACTGCTCTGCTGTGTCTGGTCTTCAGACACCTTTGTTTGTAAGAGTAACAAGAAGACGACAAATTGTAGTTCCTTATCAACCGGATTCTCCtgacaaaaaaagacatgacAAGACAGCTTTTCTAAATAAGTTAAGTAGAATTCAGGATGAAGATGATACCTCTGAAGCTGAGTCTtattcctctgctgtttctggtGTCCAGATCCCTAATGTTACCAGAACTACAAGaagcaggcaaagcaaaaagaaattgcagtCCGATACAGTTCGCGAAGCCCAGAGTGAAGATATTTCTGATGCAGAGTCATGCTGCTTAAGTTGTCATATGGAACCGCCCATCTCTACCAAACGAATTACTAGGAGCACGCAAATAAAATCACAAGCAGAAAATACTAAGCAGACTGAGAAGGGAAACAGAATTGTTTCAGAAGATGAGAATTTAATTGAGGACACAGTTAAATCTGAGCCAGTAATAATTTCTGATTCTAGACCTGCTGCAGAACTTGTCCCTGACACAGAAGATGCTTCCTCTGTCACTGAGGATAATAAAGAACTCAATTCACCTAAAAGCAGATGTTCTTCCAAATCTGCCAATACAATCCGGAGTGAAGATGTGAAAGAAGAGGTTTTGAAAGATGTGATACCCAGCAGtcttacaaaaatgaaacaaagttaCAAGGAATCacctgaaaaaaaggcaataaaaaagaCACAGTCTGCTGGGGTAGATGATTCAGAGGAAGCATGTGGCCAAATACAAGAAGAACACAGtaagggaggggaggggaaatcACAGCGTATGGATCTTTCTTTGACTGATTGCATGAGTCCCAAACAATTCTTAGAATCCCAAGGGCAAATAACAccaaatgaaagtaaaaaaattccAGAATGCAGAAGTCCAGATGCTGAGGCAGATGCACAGCACTCTTTTGCCCACACTGATAAATTAAGAAAGGGTGAGCAAGCTAGTGCAGTGAGCAGTCCACAAAAGGACATAGCTGTGGCACAAAGAACTGATGGCATTCGTAGATGCAGGATTCTTGAAATCGTTGTGGATAGTGGTGAAGACCAAACAGGAGAACATGCTGAATCTGTATCCCACAGCAGTGAAAGATCAAGCAGTGGAAATGATTCTGTTGCATTGTTTCTGACCAAAGGTGAAAGCGATGAATCTGAAAATAGTGATGTGGCGGACATAGATACAGTTGAAGAGAATCTGTCTTATAAAGAGGCAGATGAGAGGACTCCTTCCCTcaacaaatctttaaaaaacaattcacTGCATGCTGAAGGGCTTTTTGTAATTGATACTGAGCCTGGCATGAGTTCCAGCCAAAAGTATTATCTAGATCAGGTAGGCCAAGGTAGTGATGCTGAAAGTAAGCATGAAGGAagtgagaaaggagaagaatcCTCAGATCTGGAAGAGGCCGAAGAGGAATTGATAGATGAAGATGAGaaagatgaagatgatgattTGTTGAAAAATAAGGTTGATGT TTTACATCTTTCCAGCAGCATAGACCCTGGTTTGAATATCAAGAAGCTTGGAGGTTTATATATTAGTTTTGATGCAAAAAAACAGAAGCCCAGATCGAGTGTAATTAaaaaactgaaggagaaaaagaaggaccAG cTCTTGCAGAAGAGTATAATAACtccagattttgaaaaaaaggaatgtgtCCCACCCTTCAGGGAATCGCTTCACCAGCTAAAGAAACAGCGCAGG GCAGAGCGAGAGAAAACAACAGGTGACGGTTGGTTTGGTATGAAAGCCCCAGAAATCACAAGTGAACTGAAGAACGATCTCAAAGTTTTGAAGATGAGAGCTTCGCTGGACCCTAAGCATTTTTATAAGAAGAATGATAGAGATGGTCTACCCAAGTACTTCCAG gTTGGAACTGTGGTTGATTCTCCCATAGACTTTTACCATAGTCGAATCCCtaagaaacaaaggaagagaacaaTTGTTGAAGAGCTGCTTGCGGATTCTGAGTttagaag atataataaaaagaagtaTCAGGAGATCATGagtgaaaaagcagcttttgcagcagggaagaggaatcggaagaagaagaaatttcacAATTAa
- the GCLM gene encoding glutamate--cysteine ligase regulatory subunit: MGTDGARALLERAATLTLQTGNLLNWGCLRKKCPATPGEEVRDCIQKTLTEWSSKIGQDLNQEILEVLECTVAQAIEKINPEERDELKVSAKLFIVGSNSSSIRDAVDLACSALGVAQLDSVIIAPPPVEDGTILSLEYLQPYWQELETLVQNKKIVAIGTSDLDKTLLEQLYLWAQVKPSSNQVNLASCCVMPPDLTAFAKQFDIQLLTHNDPKELLCEASFQEVLQESIQNTKAHEWIPLWLLRYSVIVKSRGIIKSKGYIMQARRNAS; this comes from the exons ATGGGGACGGACGGCGCCCGCGCCCTGCTGGAGCGGGCGGCCACCCTCACCCTGCAGACCGGCAACCTCCTCAACTGGGGCTGCCTGCGCAAGAAGTGCCCGGCCACCCCCGGCGAGGAG gtgAGGGACTGCATTCAGAAAACGCTGACTGAATGGAGCTCAAAGATTGGACAAGACCTAAATCAG GAAATACTGGAGGTTCTGGAATGTACTGTAGCTCAAgctatagaaaaaataaatcctgaagaAAGGGATGAGTTGAAAGTATCAG CAAAACTTTTCATCGTTGGATCAAACTCTTCTTCAATCAGAGATGCAGTTGACCTGG cGTGTTCTGCCCTTGGAGTTGCTCAGTTAGACTCAGTCATTATTGCCCCACCTCCAGTTGAAGATGGAACTATCCTCTCCTTGGAGTATTTGCAACCTTATTGGCAAGAACTTGAAACTCtagttcaaaacaaaaagattgtTGCCATAGGTACCTCTGACCTAGATAAAACACTATTAGAGCAGCTGTATCTGTGGGCACAG GTGAAACCAAGTAGTAATCAGGTGAACTTAGCTTCCTGTTGTGTGATGCCACCTGATCTCACAGCATTTGCAAAACAGTTTGACATACAGCTGTTAACTCACAATGACCCAAAAG aattACTTTGTGAAGCAAGTTTCCAAGAAGTTCTTCAGGAAAGCATCCAGAACACGAAAGCACACGAGTGGATTCCTTTATGGCTTCTCCGGTATTCAGTCATTGTTAAAAGCAGAGGAATTATCAAGTCCAAAGGCTATATCATGCAAGCTAGAAGAAATGCCTCTTGA